From a region of the Solanum stenotomum isolate F172 chromosome 2, ASM1918654v1, whole genome shotgun sequence genome:
- the LOC125854370 gene encoding endoplasmin homolog — translation MRKWTIPFVLFLLCLIFLVPDQGRKIQANAEADSDAPVDPPKVEEKFGAVPNGLSTDSDVAKREAESMSRKTLRASAEKFEFQAEVSRLMDILINSLYSNKDIFLRELISNASDALDKIRFLALTDKEVLGEGDNTKLEIQIKLDKEKKILSIRDRGVGMTKEDLRKNLGTIAKSGTSAFVEKMQTSGDLNLIGQFGVGFYSVYLVADYVEVISKHNDDKQYVWESKADGAFAISEDTWNEPLGRGTEIRLHLRDEAGEYLDELKLKELVKKYSEFINFPINLWASKEVEKEVPADEDESIDEEETSESSSSEEEGEEEDAEKAEDEKKPKTKTVKETTYEWELLNDMKAIWLRSPKEVTDEEYNKFYHSLAKDFSEDKPMAWSHFNAEGDVEFKAVLFIPPKAPHDLYESYYNTKQSNLKLYVRRVFISDEFNELLPKYLNFLMGLVDSDTLPLNVSREMLQQHSSLKTIKKKLIRKALDMIRKLAEEDPDETNDKEKRDVEESSEENEKKGQYAKFWNEFGKSIKLGIIEDATNRNRLAKLLRFETTKSDGKLTSLDQYISRMKSSQKDIFYITGASKEQLEKSPFLERLNKKDYEVILLTDPVDEYLMQYLMDYEDKKFQNVSKEGLKLKDSKTKELKESFKGLTKWWKTTLASDNVEDVKISNRLADTPCVVVTSKYGWSAYMEKIMHSQTLSDASKQAYMRGKRVLEINPRHPIIKALRERVVTDPEDESVKLTAKLIYQTALMESGFDLSDPKDFASHIYSSVKSSLNISPDATVEEEEDEAEEPEVETKADEESASEDSELKDEL, via the exons ATGAGGAAGTGGACGATCCCGTTCGTCCTGTTTCTGTTGTGCCTGATTTTTCTTGTTCCAGATCAAG GTCGAAAGATACAGGCAAATGCAGAAGCTGATTCTGATGCACCAGTAGATCCACCAAAGGTTGAGGAGAAGTTTGGTGCTGTTCCTAATGGTTTATCGACTGATTCTGATGTGGCTAAAAG GGAAGCTGAGTCTATGTCAAGGAAAACTCTCCGAGCTAGTGCGGAGAAGTTTGAGTTCCAGGCTGAGGTCTCTCGGCTTATGGACATCCTTATCAACTCTCTCTACAGTAACAAGGACATATTTTTGAGGGAGCTGATTTCAAATGCTTCTGAT GCACTGGACAAGATTAGGTTCCTTGCACTCACTGACAAGGAGGTTCTTGGTGAAGGTGATAACACTAAGCTTGAGATTCAG ATTAAACtcgataaagaaaagaaaattcttTCCATTCGCGACAGAGGTGTTGGAATGACTAAGGAGGATCTAAGAAAGAATTTGGGAACCATAGCTAAATCTGGAACTTCAG CTTTTGTCGAGAAGATGCAGACAAGTGGTGACCTTAACCTGATTGGACAATTTGGTGTCGGGTTTTACTCTGTGTATCTTGTGGCTGACTATGTTGAAGTCATCAGCAAGCACAATGACGATAAACA ATATGTCTGGGAATCAAAGGCTGATGGGGCATTTGCCATTTCTGAAGATACATGGAATGAACCTCTTGGTCGTGGAACTGAAATTAGACTGCATCTAAGAGATGAAGCAGGTGAATATTTGGATGAGCTCAAACTAAAG GAATTGGTCAAGAAATATTCTGAATTCATCAACTTCCCTATAAATTTATGGGCAAGCAAAGAGGTTGAGAAGGAAGTTCCTGCCGATGAGGACGAGTCAATTGATGAAGAGGAAACAT CTGAAAGCAGTTCTTCTGAGGAAgagggagaagaagaagatgcagaGAAGGCCGAAGATGAGAAAAAGCCTAAAACTAAGACAGTGAAGGAAACCACATATGAGTGGGAGCTTTTAAATGACATGAAAGCTATATGGCTTCGAAGCCCAAAGGAAGTGACAGATGAAGAATATAATAAGTTCTATCACTCTCTGGCAAAG GACTTCAGTGAAGATAAACCCATGGCGTGGAGTCACTTCAATGCTGAAGGTGATGTAGAGTTCAAGGCTGTTCTATTCATCCCTCCTAAAGCCCCTCATGATTTGTATGAGAGCTACTACAACACAAAGCAATCCAATTTGAAGTTATATGTCAGACGGGTTTTCATCTcagatgaatttaatgaattgtTGCCCAAGTACTTGAATTTCCTAATG GGTCTTGTTGATTCTGACACCTTACCCCTCAATGTCTCAAGAGAAATGCTTCAGCAGCACAGCAGTTTGAAGACAATTAAGAAAAAACTCATCCGTAAGGCCCTTGACATGATCCGCAAACTTGCCGAAGAGGATCCGGATGAAACTAATGACAAGGAGAAGAGAG ATGTTGAAGAGTCCAGTGAGGAAAATGAGAAGAAAGGTCAATATGCCAAATTCTGGAATGAATTTGGAAAGTCGATAAAGCTTGGTATTATAGAAGATGCAACTAACAGAAACCGCTTAGCTAAACTTCTCCGATTTGAGAC CACCAAATCAGATGGTAAATTAACTTCACTAGACCAATACATCTCAAGAATGAAATCAAGTCAAAAGGATATCTTCTACATCACTGGAGCCAGCAAAGAACAGTTGGAGAAATCTCCCTTCCTTGAAAGGCTTAATAAGAAAGACTATGAG GTCATATTGTTGACCGATCCCGTAGATGAATACCTCATGCAATATCTTATGGACTATGAGGACAAAAAGTTCCAGAATGTGTCTAAAGAGGGATTAAAGCTTAAGGACTCGAAAACCAAAGAGCTCAAGGAGTCATTCAAGGGGCTAACTAAGTGGTGGAAGACTACTCTTGCTAGTGACAACGTTGAAGATGTCAAGATAAGCAACCGTTTGGCCGACACCCCTTGTGTAGTGGTAACATCAAAATACGGATGGAGTGCATATATGGAGAAAATAATGCATTCACAAACCCTGTCAGATGCAAGCAAGCAGGCATACATGCGTGGTAAAAGGGTGCTTGAAATCAATCCTAGGCACCCAATTATCAAGGCACTTCGGGAGAGAGTAGTAACAGACCCAGAG GATGAGAGTGTGAAGCTGACAGCAAAACTTATATACCAAACAGCTTTAATGGAGAGTGGCTTCGATCTTAGTGATCCGAAGGATTTTGCCTCCCACATCTACAGCTCAGTTAAGAGCAGTCTAAACATTAGCCCTGATGCAAcagttgaggaagaagaagacgaagCTGAAGAACCTGAGGTTGAAACCAAGGCCGACGAGGAGTCAGCATCCGAAGACTCTGAACTCAAGGATGAGCTATAG
- the LOC125854393 gene encoding thaumatin-like protein 1 isoform X1: MSSKLSFSSSFILFIFIFFSNNNGIDGTTFNLINRCDYNVWPGILANAGSDKLDSTGFILAPRDSRVFQPPQQWSGRIWGRTGCNFDPNTGQGNCATGDCRSNQMECNGAGATPPATLAEFTIFSGVQQDFYDISLVDGYNLPMAIQAVGGSGSCETTGCVKDLNRMCPNELRVGDGQACKSACEAFGTPEYCCSGAYASPSTCKPSSYSAMFKNACPKSYSYAYDDPTSTFTCTGADYTITFCPSLTSQKSSRDSSPLNGNGKGFSIGNGGSGSGSSPAEDPFPFGSSWLPDFMTGDSSRTKFSYFDIKIAFLIFSFLHFLLIF; encoded by the exons ATGTcctcaaaattatcattttcttcttccttcattcttttcatcttcattttcttctccaACAACAACG gAATTGATGGTACtacttttaatttaataaatagatGTGACTACAACGTATGGCCCGGAATATTAGCCAATGCAGGTAGTGACAAACTGGATAGTACCGGGTTCATACTTGCCCCGCGTGATTCACGGGTATTCCAACCTCCACAACAATGGTCGGGTCGGATCTGGGGTCGAACCGGTTGTAATTTCGATCCCAACACCGGTCAAGGAAATTGTGCCACCGGCGATTGTAGATCAAACCAAATGGAATGCAATGGTGCCGGAGCAACTCCCCCAGCCACCCTTGCGGAATTCACTATTTTCTCAG GTGTGCAGCAAGATTTCTACGATATTAGCTTAGTTGACGGATACAATTTACCAATGGCAATCCAAGCGGTTGGCGGGTCGGGTTCATGCGAGACGACGGGTTGTGTGAAGGATTTGAACCGAATGTGCCCAAATGAGTTACGGGTCGGGGACGGGCAAGCATGCAAAAGTGCATGTGAAGCATTTGGTACCCCTGAATATTGTTGCAGCGGCGCGTACGCTTCACCTTCCACCTGTAAGCCGTCTAGCTACTCGGCGATGTTTAAAAACGCGTGCCCAAAATCGTATAGCTACGCATACGATGATCCTACAAGTACTTTTACGTGTACCGGAGCTGATTATACGATAACATTCTGTCCTTCATTAAcaag TCAAAAATCATCGAGAGACTCTTCGCCGTTGAACGGCAACGGAAAAGGATTTTCAATCGGAAATGGCGGGTCCGGGTCGGGTTCTAGTCCGGCGGAGGATCCATTTCCATTTGGCAGTTCATGGTTACCGGATTTTATGACGGGGGACTCATCACgaacaaaattttcttattttgacataaaaattgcatttttaatcttttcttttcttcactttttattaatattttaa
- the LOC125854393 gene encoding thaumatin-like protein 1 isoform X2: MSSKLSFSSSFILFIFIFFSNNNGIDGTTFNLINRCDYNVWPGILANAGSDKLDSTGFILAPRDSRVFQPPQQWSGRIWGRTGCNFDPNTGQGNCATGDCRSNQMECNGAGATPPATLAEFTIFSGVQQDFYDISLVDGYNLPMAIQAVGGSGSCETTGCVKDLNRMCPNELRVGDGQACKSACEAFGTPEYCCSGAYASPSTCKPSSYSAMFKNACPKSYSYAYDDPTSTFTCTGADYTITFCPSLTR; encoded by the exons ATGTcctcaaaattatcattttcttcttccttcattcttttcatcttcattttcttctccaACAACAACG gAATTGATGGTACtacttttaatttaataaatagatGTGACTACAACGTATGGCCCGGAATATTAGCCAATGCAGGTAGTGACAAACTGGATAGTACCGGGTTCATACTTGCCCCGCGTGATTCACGGGTATTCCAACCTCCACAACAATGGTCGGGTCGGATCTGGGGTCGAACCGGTTGTAATTTCGATCCCAACACCGGTCAAGGAAATTGTGCCACCGGCGATTGTAGATCAAACCAAATGGAATGCAATGGTGCCGGAGCAACTCCCCCAGCCACCCTTGCGGAATTCACTATTTTCTCAG GTGTGCAGCAAGATTTCTACGATATTAGCTTAGTTGACGGATACAATTTACCAATGGCAATCCAAGCGGTTGGCGGGTCGGGTTCATGCGAGACGACGGGTTGTGTGAAGGATTTGAACCGAATGTGCCCAAATGAGTTACGGGTCGGGGACGGGCAAGCATGCAAAAGTGCATGTGAAGCATTTGGTACCCCTGAATATTGTTGCAGCGGCGCGTACGCTTCACCTTCCACCTGTAAGCCGTCTAGCTACTCGGCGATGTTTAAAAACGCGTGCCCAAAATCGTATAGCTACGCATACGATGATCCTACAAGTACTTTTACGTGTACCGGAGCTGATTATACGATAACATTCTGTCCTTCATTAAcaaggtaa